Genomic DNA from Longimicrobiales bacterium:
GTCCTCGCGCCAGGCATCCAGCGCTTCGACGTGACACGCACCGCAGGTCGCCGCAACGTGCTGCGGTGCGAGCTCCGACTGCGGGTCGTCGGGGGAGCCCGTGTCGTGCGGCTCATGGCAGCCGGAACAGGGGACCTCCTGCACGTGCGGATTGTGCGCGGGCAGCTCCGCATCGCGATGGCATGCGACGCAGCGCGCGTTCATTGCGTCCGTGCCCGCCGCAGCCAGCAGCGTCTGCACGCTCTCGACCTGGTGCACGGTATGGCAGGACGAGCACTCCGCGACGTCCCCCTGGGTTCCCGCATGTGCGCCACCCTGCCACCCCTGGTGCTCCTCCGCATGGCAGTCCGCGCACGTCTGCGTCGCCGCCGACGGCGGGTGCGGGAACGTGCGGAAGTCGGTGTGACACTCCGCACACGTGAGATGACCGTGGGCCGACGGCTGCACATCGCTGAACGGGACGAGCAGCGTGCGCGCCTCCGCGACGCTTTCCGTGTGCTGGCGCAGCAGCTCGAGCTCGCCGTGGCAGCGCTCGCACGTGGGCGTCTCCGTGATCGGCGGAGGCAGCTCCGCCACCCCGCCACGGTCTGCAATGAAGCTCTCGAGGGGAGGCGTGCGCGCTTCGCGGCGTGTCTCGAGGCGGGCCTGGCGCGCAACATCGCGCGGCGGTGCGTTCCAGATCGT
This window encodes:
- a CDS encoding cytochrome c3 family protein, coding for MQNPPGRTMRLLAVAGLLLLIALSAVWIATIWNAPPRDVARQARLETRREARTPPLESFIADRGGVAELPPPITETPTCERCHGELELLRQHTESVAEARTLLVPFSDVQPSAHGHLTCAECHTDFRTFPHPPSAATQTCADCHAEEHQGWQGGAHAGTQGDVAECSSCHTVHQVESVQTLLAAAGTDAMNARCVACHRDAELPAHNPHVQEVPCSGCHEPHDTGSPDDPQSELAPQHVAATCGACHVEALDAWREDVHGNAELAAATRAHDQRTDATGDGVAATCIDCHGGHDMYAPADTGFVTASVQACGTCHDRAMDTWAASYHGQAAELGSAVSATCSDCHGAHRVYPEEHPRSLVHEANLIDTCSQCHRYARQQFVAYDSHPDPFNPDRNLWITASFFFMNGLLAFVLIVFGAHTLLWWRKIEKERKEGHGHGSDAHGEGRGR